The Vibrio tubiashii ATCC 19109 genome has a segment encoding these proteins:
- a CDS encoding HD domain-containing phosphohydrolase, producing MNQNKRQARKFSIQFTVGTMFIFATLFTASCAIGLQYYFGKQMSEENVLAKLTTASSGMGSYLELVDKNATNSVQILKSVAESTNHTFIEAEIRKTFTLILEDNPLFYSLYIGRDDDDFYQIINLESSPIVRQKIDAGINDRWVIIKISGPEESRIRTTSYFTEGFELTKSVAQDSNYFPTQRPWYLGSKETKIFKTEPYLFQHLKITGQTYSIRTQSRVIGVDIVHSAMKEKMMPTQLGLSPDSGTESFVFNDKGEVIASNVELYHEVRIPSPKPLALSDSEKAEIAAVGSLMVSNQNDWGPYDYAQSGEPKGYAIDLLNLLSKMTGVELEFVNGFDSVTLSQMYHQGDIDLLHSVPETKAVEGARSATLFSGQLAVASNTNKPVYSTLANFSQESIAVVGGYGMKSWLLERVPTLNITEVASLDEAKQGLTTQSYDYIIDTFHTLSELNELSNTDQTKVSKLTDTELLPFHFYMKKDNNSIVDILDKALLAITPQQRTALQKKWLDSNQWRGTFVPYPELFSASRNPSLHNKMVKIDIEGRQYFIYVTPLLSEQGHNEFFAVVLPENIIYEQVWPKLITSIGLTVLVMMVLLPLAWKFSAPIVVPIKALRVETKKIKARDYDAVSLVNTRIKEVSELSESIASMGAALKQHEKQQEDFVESFIKLIAQAIDDKSPYTAGHCNRVPELGMMLAKAVEECQEGKFKQFKFENDDERREFRIAAWLHDCGKITTPEHIVDKGTKLEANYNRIHEIRMRFEVLWRDAEIEYLNSQLAATKDKSAALAELKLYKQTLQEEFEFIAKSNIGGEFMGQEEVERIKQIASRTWQRNFDDRLGLSPFEDLNKPQSDVVLPTAEPLLSDKPEHIQKRIRPLEFDEKFGIKVDVPEHQYNLGEIYNLSISRGTLTTEDRFKINEHMISGIKMLEALPFPKELSRVPRYASTHHETLKGTGYPRRLSAEEISIPERVLVIADIFEALTAADRPYKKAKPVSVAVDILHKMALDEHVDMELFLLFLESGVYMDYAQAFLPESQIDDVDISQYFSKQQVA from the coding sequence ATGAACCAAAACAAACGTCAAGCTAGAAAGTTCTCTATTCAATTTACCGTAGGGACGATGTTTATATTCGCGACTCTGTTTACCGCTTCCTGTGCAATTGGGTTGCAATACTATTTTGGTAAACAGATGTCAGAAGAGAATGTGTTAGCTAAGCTGACTACAGCCTCTTCTGGTATGGGCTCTTACTTGGAGCTCGTCGATAAAAATGCGACCAACAGTGTGCAGATACTAAAAAGTGTCGCCGAATCAACTAACCACACCTTTATTGAGGCTGAAATTCGCAAAACCTTCACCTTAATTCTCGAAGACAATCCTCTTTTCTATAGCCTGTATATTGGGCGAGATGATGATGACTTTTATCAAATAATCAACTTGGAGTCGTCGCCTATCGTGCGGCAAAAGATTGATGCTGGCATTAATGATCGCTGGGTGATCATTAAAATATCAGGACCCGAAGAGAGCCGTATTCGCACGACGAGCTATTTTACAGAAGGTTTTGAACTGACCAAAAGTGTCGCACAAGACAGTAACTATTTCCCCACTCAAAGACCTTGGTATTTAGGCAGTAAGGAAACAAAGATTTTTAAGACGGAGCCTTATCTATTTCAGCATCTAAAGATTACCGGTCAGACATACTCTATTCGCACTCAATCGCGCGTGATTGGGGTAGACATTGTTCACTCAGCAATGAAAGAGAAGATGATGCCAACACAGCTCGGGCTTTCACCTGATAGTGGAACAGAGTCTTTTGTTTTTAATGACAAAGGCGAGGTCATTGCTTCTAATGTTGAGCTGTATCATGAAGTGCGTATTCCGAGCCCAAAGCCCCTTGCTCTTAGTGATAGCGAGAAGGCTGAAATAGCAGCTGTAGGTTCACTTATGGTCTCAAATCAAAATGATTGGGGACCTTACGATTATGCTCAGTCAGGAGAGCCAAAAGGGTATGCGATAGATCTTCTCAACTTACTTTCGAAAATGACAGGTGTAGAGCTAGAGTTTGTTAATGGCTTTGATTCTGTGACGCTGTCACAGATGTATCACCAAGGTGACATCGATTTACTTCACTCTGTGCCTGAGACTAAGGCGGTGGAGGGAGCCAGGAGCGCCACTCTGTTTAGTGGCCAGTTAGCGGTAGCGTCAAATACAAATAAACCGGTTTACTCGACACTGGCAAACTTCTCTCAAGAGTCGATCGCTGTCGTCGGTGGTTATGGGATGAAATCATGGTTGCTAGAACGAGTACCCACGCTAAACATTACCGAAGTGGCAAGTTTGGATGAAGCTAAGCAAGGGCTTACAACTCAGAGTTATGACTACATTATTGATACCTTTCATACACTTTCTGAGCTGAATGAACTATCGAATACTGATCAAACTAAGGTATCAAAACTGACAGACACTGAGTTGCTACCTTTTCACTTTTATATGAAAAAGGATAACAACTCAATTGTCGATATTTTAGATAAGGCTTTGCTCGCCATTACCCCGCAGCAACGAACGGCCTTGCAAAAAAAATGGTTGGACTCCAATCAGTGGCGAGGAACGTTTGTGCCTTATCCGGAGCTGTTTTCCGCATCACGCAATCCTAGCCTGCATAACAAGATGGTTAAAATTGATATTGAAGGACGACAGTACTTTATCTATGTGACACCGCTGTTGTCTGAACAAGGCCACAATGAGTTTTTCGCCGTCGTTCTACCTGAAAACATCATCTACGAGCAAGTATGGCCTAAGCTGATCACCTCGATTGGGTTAACCGTTTTAGTCATGATGGTTTTGCTTCCTTTAGCATGGAAGTTCAGTGCGCCCATTGTCGTTCCAATTAAAGCGCTACGCGTAGAAACGAAGAAGATAAAAGCAAGAGATTATGATGCGGTGTCGTTGGTTAACACACGCATCAAAGAGGTGTCTGAACTTTCTGAGTCTATCGCTTCGATGGGGGCTGCACTAAAACAACATGAGAAACAACAAGAGGATTTTGTTGAATCTTTCATAAAACTGATTGCTCAAGCGATTGATGATAAATCTCCTTATACAGCAGGGCATTGTAATCGTGTTCCTGAACTTGGCATGATGTTAGCCAAGGCAGTAGAAGAGTGCCAAGAAGGTAAATTCAAACAGTTTAAATTCGAGAATGATGATGAAAGGCGGGAATTTAGAATCGCGGCTTGGCTGCATGATTGTGGAAAGATTACGACTCCAGAGCATATCGTTGATAAAGGCACTAAACTCGAAGCGAACTATAATCGTATCCATGAAATTCGTATGCGTTTTGAAGTGCTTTGGCGTGATGCCGAAATTGAGTATTTGAATTCGCAACTCGCTGCAACTAAAGATAAGAGCGCGGCTCTAGCGGAGCTTAAACTGTATAAGCAAACTTTACAGGAGGAGTTTGAGTTTATCGCCAAATCCAATATCGGCGGGGAGTTTATGGGTCAAGAAGAAGTTGAACGAATCAAGCAAATTGCTAGTAGAACTTGGCAAAGGAACTTTGATGATCGCTTAGGTCTTTCCCCATTCGAAGACTTGAATAAACCTCAATCGGACGTTGTGCTTCCGACCGCCGAACCGTTACTTTCTGACAAACCAGAGCACATACAAAAGCGCATCAGACCACTCGAATTTGATGAGAAGTTTGGTATAAAAGTGGATGTGCCAGAACATCAGTATAACTTGGGCGAGATCTACAACTTATCTATTTCGCGCGGCACATTGACCACAGAAGACCGCTTTAAGATAAACGAGCATATGATCAGTGGAATAAAAATGCTTGAGGCTTTGCCATTTCCAAAAGAGCTGAGTCGAGTCCCTCGTTACGCTTCTACTCACCATGAAACCCTTAAAGGCACTGGCTATCCACGTAGGTTATCAGCAGAAGAGATTTCAATTCCAGAGAGAGTGCTAGTGATTGCTGATATTTTTGAGGCGCTCACGGCGGCAGATCGGCCCTATAAGAAAGCAAAACCTGTCAGTGTAGCCGTAGATATCTTGCATAAAATGGCTCTCGATGAACACGTTGATATGGAGCTATTCTTGCTGTTCCTCGAAAGCGGGGTTTATATGGATTACGCGCAAGCGTTTCTTCCAGAAAGCCAAATCGATGATGTTGACATCAGTCAGTATTTTTCAAAACAACAAGTCGCTTAG
- a CDS encoding protein kinase domain-containing protein, with amino-acid sequence MKDSSSELNPSILNTMRALGVSYCSHIGHQVYLVDSASHGKIALKFALSTLAKSQLHNEASFLAKYSSSYWPSFIDADSHHQASWLMCEFVEGHSLAQCNFLNDVALISKLEDGLKTIHETGFIHGDIKPANIVISANGEPIFVDFGSVLPIGQAYSKQPHSSVTPSFGSLSAIKRHGLVTTQDDFVSLAVALQTVLGKHPYQGLPITEFVTANKLPDSRAVASKYQVLLAQQIRLAKRLVVLKNTD; translated from the coding sequence ATGAAGGATTCGAGTTCTGAACTCAACCCTAGCATCCTAAACACTATGCGAGCTTTAGGGGTTTCCTATTGCTCGCATATTGGTCATCAAGTGTATCTCGTCGACAGCGCCTCACATGGAAAGATTGCCCTCAAATTTGCCCTTTCCACACTTGCTAAGTCTCAACTTCACAACGAAGCTAGTTTTCTCGCGAAGTACTCCTCTAGCTATTGGCCCAGCTTTATCGATGCCGATAGCCATCACCAGGCCAGTTGGTTGATGTGCGAATTTGTAGAAGGCCATTCGCTAGCGCAGTGTAATTTCCTCAACGACGTTGCGTTGATCTCAAAACTTGAAGACGGTCTGAAAACCATTCATGAAACGGGTTTTATTCATGGCGACATTAAACCTGCAAACATCGTGATCAGTGCAAACGGTGAACCCATCTTTGTCGACTTTGGTAGCGTTCTACCAATCGGTCAAGCTTATTCGAAACAACCCCATTCTTCTGTTACTCCGAGTTTCGGAAGTTTAAGCGCAATAAAACGTCATGGTCTTGTTACTACTCAAGATGACTTCGTCTCGTTAGCAGTAGCTCTTCAGACCGTGTTGGGTAAGCACCCATATCAAGGGCTGCCCATTACAGAATTCGTAACAGCAAATAAGCTCCCAGATTCGAGAGCTGTTGCTTCAAAGTATCAGGTCTTACTCGCTCAACAGATCCGCCTAGCTAAGCGACTTGTTGTTTTGAAAAATACTGACTGA